From a region of the Enterobacter cancerogenus genome:
- the ispE gene encoding 4-(cytidine 5'-diphospho)-2-C-methyl-D-erythritol kinase codes for MMTQWPSPAKLNLFLYITGRRADGYHTLQTLFQFVDYGDTITIDLRQDGQICLLTPVDGVEQEDNLIVRAARLLMKAAHDTGRLPSGSGADISIVKRLPMGGGLGGGSSNAATILVALNHLWGCGLSKDELATLGLTLGADVPVFVRGHAAFAEGVGEVLSPVEPPEKWYLIAHPGVSIPTPVIFNDPDLPRNTPTRSIETLLKCEFSNDCEVIARKRFREVDAVLSWLLEYAPSRLTGTGACVFAEFDTESAARQVLEQAPVWLHGFVARGMNTSPLQHAILAQTEFR; via the coding sequence ATGATGACCCAGTGGCCCTCTCCAGCAAAACTGAACCTGTTTTTATACATTACCGGGCGGCGAGCTGACGGGTATCACACCCTGCAAACGCTGTTTCAGTTTGTCGATTACGGCGACACAATAACCATCGACCTGCGTCAGGACGGGCAGATCTGCCTGCTCACGCCGGTGGACGGCGTGGAACAGGAAGATAACCTGATTGTGCGCGCCGCGCGTCTGCTGATGAAGGCAGCGCACGACACCGGGCGTTTACCTTCCGGAAGCGGAGCAGATATTAGCATTGTGAAGCGTCTGCCCATGGGCGGCGGCCTGGGGGGTGGGTCTTCCAACGCGGCAACGATTCTGGTGGCGTTAAATCATCTCTGGGGCTGTGGCCTGTCGAAAGACGAACTGGCGACTCTGGGGTTGACGCTGGGCGCAGATGTCCCGGTGTTTGTGCGGGGCCATGCCGCATTTGCAGAAGGCGTGGGCGAAGTGCTCTCGCCGGTAGAGCCGCCGGAAAAGTGGTATCTGATTGCCCATCCTGGCGTGAGCATTCCCACGCCCGTCATCTTCAACGATCCGGACCTGCCGCGAAATACCCCGACACGGTCAATAGAAACGTTATTAAAATGTGAATTCAGCAACGATTGCGAGGTTATCGCAAGAAAACGTTTTCGCGAGGTTGATGCCGTGCTTTCCTGGCTGTTAGAATACGCGCCGTCGCGCCTGACTGGCACAGGGGCTTGTGTCTTTGCTGAATTTGACACCGAGTCCGCCGCTCGTCAGGTGCTTGAGCAAGCGCCGGTTTGGCTGCATGGTTTTGTAGCGCGCGGGATGAATACCTCCCCGCTACAGCATGCCATTCTGGCGCAGACTGAGTTTCGGTGA
- the lolB gene encoding lipoprotein insertase outer membrane protein LolB has translation MTRLIRLLPLAALVLTACSITPPKGPGKSPDSPQWRQHQQDVLKLSQYQTRGAFAYLSDDQKVYARFFWQQTGQDHYRLLLLNPLGSTELELIAKPGEAQITDNKGQHYTATDAEEMIGKLTGMPIPLNSLRQWILGLPGEATDYTLDDQYRLSQVNYTQNGKSWKVVYSAYDSKTQPSLPSNMELTQGSQRIKLKMDNWIVK, from the coding sequence ATGACCCGACTGATTCGCCTGCTGCCTCTGGCGGCCCTGGTTCTGACCGCGTGTTCTATCACCCCTCCTAAAGGGCCGGGCAAAAGCCCTGACTCACCCCAGTGGCGTCAGCACCAGCAGGACGTGCTGAAACTGAGTCAGTACCAGACGCGCGGTGCGTTTGCCTATCTCTCCGACGATCAAAAAGTGTATGCACGCTTCTTCTGGCAGCAAACCGGGCAGGACCACTATCGCCTGCTGCTGCTGAACCCGCTTGGCAGCACCGAGCTGGAGCTTATTGCTAAACCGGGTGAAGCGCAGATCACCGACAACAAAGGCCAGCACTACACCGCGACCGATGCAGAAGAGATGATTGGCAAGCTGACCGGGATGCCGATCCCGCTCAACAGCCTGCGCCAGTGGATCCTGGGCCTGCCGGGCGAGGCGACGGATTACACCCTTGACGATCAATACCGTCTGAGCCAGGTGAACTACACCCAGAACGGCAAAAGCTGGAAAGTAGTGTACAGCGCCTATGACAGCAAAACGCAGCCGTCACTGCCGTCAAATATGGAGCTGACGCAGGGGAGCCAGCGCATCAAGCTGAAAATGGACAACTGGATCGTGAAATGA
- the hemA gene encoding glutamyl-tRNA reductase: MTLLALGINHKTAPVSLRERVTFSPDTLDLALDSLLAQPMVQGGVVLSTCNRTELYLSVEEQDNLHEALIRWLCDYHNLNEEELRNSLYWHQDNDAVSHLMRVASGLDSLVLGEPQILGQVKKAFADSHKGHLKASELERMFQKSFSVAKRVRTETDIGASAVSVAFAACTLARQIFESLSTVTVLLVGAGETIELVARHLREHKVKKMIIANRTRERAQVLAEEVGAEVIALSDIDERLKEADIIISSTASPLPIIGKGMVERALKSRRNQPMLLVDIAVPRDVEPEVGKLANAYLYSVDDLQSIISHNLAQRKAAAVQAETIVEQETSEFMAWLRAQSVSETIRDYRGQAEQVRDDLTAKALAALEQGGDASAIMQDLAWKLTNRLIHAPTKSLQQAARDGDDERLTILRNSLGLE; encoded by the coding sequence ATGACCCTATTAGCACTCGGCATTAACCACAAAACGGCCCCGGTTTCGCTGCGAGAACGCGTTACGTTTTCGCCGGATACGCTCGACCTGGCGCTGGACAGCCTGCTTGCACAGCCGATGGTGCAGGGGGGCGTGGTACTCTCGACGTGCAACCGTACCGAGCTTTATCTGAGCGTAGAAGAGCAGGACAACCTGCATGAAGCGCTGATCCGCTGGCTTTGCGACTACCACAACCTTAACGAAGAAGAGCTGCGCAACAGTTTGTACTGGCATCAGGACAACGACGCGGTCAGCCACCTGATGCGCGTGGCCAGCGGTCTCGATTCGCTGGTGTTGGGCGAGCCACAGATCCTCGGTCAGGTGAAAAAAGCGTTTGCGGATTCACATAAAGGGCATCTTAAGGCCAGCGAACTGGAACGCATGTTCCAGAAATCATTCTCCGTGGCGAAGCGTGTGCGAACCGAAACCGACATTGGTGCCAGTGCGGTTTCTGTTGCTTTCGCCGCCTGTACCCTGGCGCGCCAAATCTTTGAGTCGTTATCGACCGTGACGGTGCTGCTGGTGGGCGCGGGTGAAACCATAGAACTTGTGGCGCGACACCTTCGCGAACACAAAGTGAAAAAGATGATTATTGCCAACCGCACCCGTGAACGCGCGCAGGTTCTGGCGGAAGAAGTGGGTGCCGAGGTGATTGCGCTGAGCGACATCGATGAACGCCTGAAAGAGGCAGACATCATCATCAGTTCTACCGCCAGCCCGCTGCCGATCATTGGCAAGGGGATGGTGGAACGCGCGCTGAAATCCCGCCGTAATCAGCCGATGCTGCTGGTGGACATCGCCGTCCCGCGCGATGTCGAACCTGAAGTCGGCAAACTGGCAAACGCCTATCTCTACAGCGTGGACGATCTGCAAAGCATCATTTCGCACAACCTCGCCCAGCGTAAAGCGGCGGCGGTGCAGGCGGAAACCATTGTTGAGCAGGAAACCAGCGAGTTTATGGCCTGGCTGCGCGCGCAAAGCGTCAGCGAGACCATCCGCGACTATCGCGGACAGGCCGAACAGGTGCGTGATGACCTGACGGCTAAAGCGTTGGCTGCCCTTGAACAGGGCGGAGACGCAAGCGCTATCATGCAGGATCTGGCCTGGAAACTGACCAACCGCCTGATCCATGCACCAACCAAATCACTTCAGCAGGCCGCCCGGGACGGGGATGATGAACGCCTGACTATTCTGCGCAACAGCCTCGGGCTGGAATAG
- the prfA gene encoding peptide chain release factor 1 translates to MKPSIVAKLEALHERHEEVQALLGDAGTIADQERFRALSREYAQLSDVSKCYTDWRQVQDDIETAQMMLDDPEMREMAQEELQDAKARSEEMEQQLQVLLLPKDPDDERNAFIEVRAGTGGDEAALFAGDLFRMYCRYAEARRWRVEILSANEGEHGGFKEVIAKISGDGVYGRLKFESGGHRVQRVPATESQGRIHTSACTVAVMPELPEAELPDINPADLRIDTFRSSGAGGQHVNTTDSAIRITHLPTGIVVECQDERSQHKNKAKALSVLGARIRAAEVAKRQQAEASTRRNLLGSGDRSDRNRTYNFPQGRVTDHRINLTLYRLDETMEGKLDMLIEPIVQEYQADQLAALSEQE, encoded by the coding sequence ATGAAGCCTTCTATCGTCGCCAAACTGGAAGCTCTGCACGAGCGCCATGAAGAAGTCCAGGCGCTGCTCGGCGATGCCGGGACCATTGCAGACCAGGAACGTTTTCGCGCGCTGTCGCGGGAATACGCGCAGTTAAGTGATGTATCAAAATGCTATACCGACTGGCGACAGGTCCAGGACGATATTGAAACCGCGCAGATGATGCTCGACGACCCTGAAATGCGTGAAATGGCGCAGGAAGAGTTGCAGGACGCCAAAGCGCGTTCTGAAGAGATGGAGCAGCAGCTCCAGGTGCTTTTACTGCCAAAAGATCCGGATGATGAACGTAACGCCTTTATTGAAGTGCGCGCCGGAACCGGCGGTGACGAGGCGGCGCTGTTTGCCGGTGACCTGTTCCGCATGTACTGCCGCTATGCTGAAGCGCGTCGCTGGCGCGTCGAGATCCTGAGCGCCAACGAAGGCGAACACGGTGGTTTTAAAGAAGTTATCGCCAAGATCAGCGGCGACGGCGTGTACGGGCGTCTGAAGTTTGAATCGGGCGGCCATCGCGTGCAGCGCGTACCGGCAACGGAATCCCAGGGGCGTATCCACACCTCGGCCTGTACCGTTGCGGTGATGCCTGAGCTGCCGGAAGCCGAACTGCCGGACATTAACCCGGCGGATCTGCGTATCGACACCTTCCGCTCCTCGGGCGCGGGCGGTCAGCACGTTAACACCACTGACTCCGCGATCCGTATTACCCACCTGCCGACTGGCATCGTGGTGGAGTGTCAGGACGAGCGTTCCCAGCACAAGAACAAAGCCAAAGCCTTGTCCGTACTGGGCGCACGTATCCGTGCCGCCGAAGTGGCGAAGCGCCAGCAGGCGGAAGCCTCTACCCGTCGCAACCTGCTGGGCAGCGGCGATCGCAGCGATCGTAACCGCACCTACAACTTCCCGCAGGGGCGCGTGACCGATCACCGCATCAACCTGACGCTCTACCGCCTGGATGAAACCATGGAAGGCAAGCTCGATATGCTGATTGAGCCTATCGTACAGGAATACCAGGCCGACCAGTTGGCGGCCTTGTCCGAGCAGGAATAA
- the prmC gene encoding peptide chain release factor N(5)-glutamine methyltransferase: MDFQHWLRHAASALSESESPKRDAEILLEHVTGKTRTWLLAFGETALTAEQEAALSALLARRKTGEPVAHLVGEREFWSLPLYVSAATLIPRPDTECLVEQALARLPEQGTAILDLGTGTGAIALALASERPDCSVTAVDLMPDAVALAQRNVQRLELCNVTVLQSSWFSALEARSFGMIVSNPPYIDENDPHLAQGDVRFEPRTALVASGEGLADLDHIVTTSRQHLLHGGWLLVEHGWTQGEAVRDLFTRAGYTGVETCRDYGGNERLTLGQWA, encoded by the coding sequence ATGGATTTTCAACACTGGTTACGCCACGCCGCCAGTGCGCTTTCAGAGAGTGAAAGCCCTAAACGCGACGCCGAAATTTTGCTGGAGCATGTGACGGGGAAAACCCGTACCTGGCTGCTTGCCTTCGGCGAGACGGCGCTGACCGCTGAACAGGAAGCGGCGCTTTCGGCGCTGCTTGCCCGCCGTAAGACCGGTGAGCCGGTGGCGCACCTGGTCGGCGAGCGCGAGTTCTGGTCGCTGCCGCTGTATGTCTCTGCCGCTACGCTGATCCCCCGCCCGGACACCGAGTGTCTGGTCGAACAGGCGCTGGCCCGTCTGCCGGAGCAGGGCACGGCAATCCTCGATCTGGGTACCGGCACCGGCGCGATTGCCCTGGCGCTTGCCAGCGAGCGTCCTGATTGCAGCGTAACGGCCGTCGATCTGATGCCTGATGCGGTCGCGCTGGCGCAGCGTAACGTCCAGCGCCTTGAGCTGTGCAACGTGACGGTGCTTCAAAGCAGCTGGTTCAGCGCGCTTGAGGCGCGCAGCTTTGGGATGATTGTCAGTAATCCCCCCTACATCGACGAAAATGACCCCCATCTGGCGCAGGGTGACGTCCGCTTTGAGCCGCGCACGGCGCTGGTGGCGTCCGGTGAGGGGCTTGCCGATCTCGATCACATTGTGACAACGTCACGACAACATTTGCTTCACGGCGGCTGGCTGCTGGTGGAACATGGCTGGACCCAGGGCGAGGCGGTGCGTGATCTGTTCACCCGCGCGGGCTACACGGGCGTCGAAACCTGTCGTGATTATGGCGGCAACGAACGCCTGACGCTGGGTCAATGGGCATGA
- the sirB2 gene encoding invasion regulator SirB2, translating to MSLFTVLITVHLVCVALTIAFFIVRYAWRYSNNPLIDARWVRIAPHCIDTLLFLSGAGLMWKTGYLPFTDKGAWLTEKLFGVIIYIVLGFIALGRRRPRSQQTGFIAFLLGLVVLYIIIKLATTRIPILG from the coding sequence ATGAGTCTTTTTACCGTGCTGATTACCGTCCACCTTGTGTGTGTCGCGTTGACGATAGCGTTCTTTATCGTCCGCTACGCGTGGCGTTACAGCAATAATCCATTGATTGACGCCCGCTGGGTGCGTATTGCGCCGCACTGTATCGACACGCTGCTGTTCCTTTCCGGGGCCGGGTTGATGTGGAAAACGGGCTATCTGCCATTTACTGATAAAGGCGCATGGCTGACTGAAAAGCTGTTTGGCGTTATCATCTACATCGTTTTGGGTTTTATCGCGCTTGGGCGTCGTCGTCCGCGCAGCCAGCAGACCGGGTTTATCGCCTTTCTGCTGGGTTTGGTGGTGCTGTACATCATCATTAAACTCGCCACCACAAGAATACCGATACTGGGGTAA
- the sirB1 gene encoding invasion regulator SirB1, whose amino-acid sequence MRSLANFEFNKVPLCDGMILISEMIRDDFTSQFVYAELEKLVSLAREEINQARPQDWQLEKLVELFYGEWGFCDTRGVYRLSDALWLDQVLKNRQGSAVALGAILLWVAHRLDIPLVPVIFPTQMILRAEWLDGEMWLINPFNGDTLDEHTLDVWLKGNISPVAELFNEDLDEADNAEVIRKLLDTLKSALMEERQMELALRASEVLLQFNPEDPYEIRDRGLIYAQLDCEHVALNDLSYFVEQCPEDPISEMIRAQINAISHKQITLH is encoded by the coding sequence ATGAGGTCCTTAGCCAATTTCGAATTTAATAAAGTGCCGCTCTGCGATGGCATGATCCTGATTTCAGAGATGATCCGCGACGACTTTACGTCGCAGTTCGTTTACGCGGAGCTGGAGAAGCTGGTCAGCCTGGCGCGTGAGGAGATCAATCAGGCGCGTCCGCAGGACTGGCAGCTTGAAAAGCTGGTGGAGCTTTTCTACGGCGAATGGGGTTTTTGCGACACGCGTGGCGTGTATCGCCTGTCTGACGCCTTATGGCTGGATCAGGTTCTGAAAAATCGTCAGGGTAGCGCCGTCGCGCTGGGCGCTATTTTACTGTGGGTCGCCCATCGTCTGGATATTCCGCTGGTGCCGGTCATCTTCCCGACGCAGATGATCCTGCGGGCGGAGTGGCTGGACGGTGAGATGTGGTTAATCAATCCGTTTAACGGCGACACGCTGGATGAACACACGCTGGACGTCTGGCTTAAAGGCAACATCAGCCCGGTCGCCGAGTTGTTTAACGAAGATCTCGACGAAGCGGATAACGCAGAAGTGATCCGCAAGCTGCTCGATACGCTGAAGTCCGCGCTGATGGAAGAGCGGCAGATGGAGCTGGCCTTACGCGCAAGCGAGGTGCTGCTGCAGTTTAACCCGGAAGATCCGTATGAAATTCGCGACCGCGGGCTTATTTATGCCCAGCTCGACTGCGAGCATGTGGCGCTGAATGATTTGAGTTATTTCGTTGAACAGTGCCCGGAAGATCCGATTAGCGAAATGATCCGCGCGCAGATTAACGCGATCTCGCACAAACAAATTACACTGCATTAA
- the kdsA gene encoding 3-deoxy-8-phosphooctulonate synthase, whose amino-acid sequence MKQKVVSIGDINVANDLPFVLFGGMNVLESRDLAMRICEHYVTVTQKLGIPYVFKASFDKANRSSINSYRGPGLEEGMKIFQELKQTFGVKVITDVHEASQAQPVADVVDVIQLPAFLARQTDLVAAMAKTGAVINVKKPQFVSPGQMGNIVDKFIEGGNDQVILCDRGANFGYDNLVVDMLGFSVMKNVSNQSPVIFDVTHALQCRDPFGAASGGRRAQVTELARAGMATGLAGLFIEAHPDPANAKCDGPSALPLDKLEPFLKQIKAIDDLVKSFDELDTSN is encoded by the coding sequence ATGAAACAAAAAGTGGTTAGCATTGGTGATATCAACGTGGCAAACGACCTGCCGTTCGTGCTGTTTGGCGGTATGAACGTGCTGGAATCCCGTGATCTCGCGATGCGTATCTGCGAGCACTACGTGACCGTGACCCAGAAACTGGGCATCCCGTACGTGTTCAAAGCCTCTTTTGATAAAGCCAACCGCTCCTCCATCAACTCTTACCGTGGCCCGGGCCTGGAAGAGGGGATGAAAATTTTCCAGGAGCTGAAGCAGACCTTTGGCGTTAAAGTGATCACCGACGTGCATGAAGCCTCACAGGCGCAGCCTGTGGCAGACGTGGTAGACGTTATCCAACTGCCTGCGTTCCTGGCGCGCCAGACCGACCTGGTGGCGGCGATGGCGAAAACCGGTGCCGTCATCAACGTGAAGAAGCCGCAGTTCGTGAGCCCAGGGCAGATGGGCAACATCGTGGATAAGTTTATCGAAGGCGGTAACGACCAAGTTATCCTGTGCGATCGCGGAGCCAACTTCGGCTATGACAACCTGGTGGTTGATATGCTGGGCTTTAGCGTGATGAAGAACGTCTCTAACCAGTCTCCGGTGATTTTCGACGTAACCCACGCCCTGCAGTGCCGCGACCCGTTTGGTGCGGCGTCCGGCGGCCGTCGTGCTCAGGTTACCGAACTGGCGCGCGCCGGTATGGCGACAGGTCTGGCGGGCTTGTTCATTGAAGCGCACCCGGATCCTGCCAACGCCAAGTGCGATGGCCCGTCCGCACTGCCGCTGGACAAACTGGAACCCTTCCTGAAACAGATCAAAGCGATTGACGATCTGGTGAAGAGCTTCGACGAGCTGGATACCAGCAACTAA
- the chaA gene encoding sodium-potassium/proton antiporter ChaA — MTAAHEAVKTRHKETSLIFPVLALAVLLFWGSSQSLPVVVGINILALVGILTSAFSVVRHADVLAHRLGEPYGSLILSLSVVILEVSLISALMATGDAAPTLMRDTLYSIIMIVTGGLVGFSLLLGGRKFATQYMNLFGIKQYLIALFPLAIIVLVFPMALPGANFTTGQALLVALISAAMYGVFLLIQTKTHQSLFVYEHEDDGDDDDPHHGKPSAHSSAWHTVWLIVHLVAVIAVTKMNANPLETLLTELNAPVAFTGFLVALLILSPEGLGALKAVLNNQVQRAMNLFFGSVLATISLTVPVVTLIAFMTGNDLQFALGAPEMIVMLASLLLCQISFSTGRTNVLNGAAHMALFIAYLMTIFA, encoded by the coding sequence ATGACAGCAGCACACGAGGCGGTTAAGACCCGCCACAAGGAGACGTCACTCATTTTCCCGGTTCTGGCACTGGCTGTGCTGCTCTTCTGGGGAAGCAGTCAGTCACTGCCAGTGGTGGTTGGTATCAATATCCTTGCGCTGGTCGGGATCTTAACCAGCGCCTTTAGCGTAGTCCGCCATGCCGACGTATTAGCCCACCGCCTGGGCGAACCTTACGGCTCCTTAATCTTAAGCCTTTCGGTCGTTATTCTCGAAGTCAGCCTGATCTCCGCCCTGATGGCAACGGGCGACGCCGCGCCTACGCTGATGCGCGACACCCTGTATTCCATCATCATGATTGTGACCGGCGGTCTGGTGGGCTTTTCGCTGTTACTGGGCGGGCGTAAATTCGCGACCCAGTATATGAATCTGTTTGGCATTAAACAGTACCTGATCGCCCTTTTCCCGCTGGCAATCATTGTGCTGGTCTTCCCGATGGCGCTGCCGGGGGCGAACTTTACCACCGGGCAGGCGCTGCTGGTTGCCCTGATTTCCGCAGCCATGTACGGCGTGTTCCTGCTGATCCAGACCAAAACGCACCAGAGCCTGTTTGTCTATGAGCATGAAGATGACGGCGACGACGATGATCCGCATCACGGCAAACCCTCGGCCCACAGCAGCGCGTGGCACACCGTCTGGCTGATCGTGCATCTGGTTGCGGTTATCGCCGTGACCAAGATGAACGCAAACCCGCTTGAAACGCTGTTAACCGAGCTGAATGCCCCGGTTGCCTTTACCGGCTTCCTGGTAGCGCTGTTGATTCTCTCTCCGGAAGGACTGGGCGCGCTGAAAGCGGTGCTGAACAATCAGGTGCAGCGCGCCATGAACTTGTTCTTCGGTTCGGTGCTGGCAACGATCTCCCTCACCGTGCCGGTGGTGACCTTAATTGCCTTTATGACGGGTAATGATTTGCAGTTTGCGCTGGGCGCGCCGGAGATGATTGTGATGCTGGCCTCCCTGCTGCTGTGCCAGATTTCGTTCTCGACCGGGCGCACCAACGTGCTGAACGGTGCGGCGCACATGGCGCTGTTTATTGCGTATTTGATGACGATATTTGCGTAG
- the chaB gene encoding putative cation transport regulator ChaB → MPYKSKSELPDSVQHVLPAHAQDIYKEAFNSAWDQYKDKDDRRDDASREETAHKVAWAAVKNDYEKGDDDKWHKKK, encoded by the coding sequence ATGCCCTATAAATCGAAAAGCGAACTGCCCGATAGCGTACAGCACGTCCTGCCAGCCCATGCCCAGGATATCTACAAAGAAGCGTTTAACAGCGCCTGGGATCAGTATAAAGATAAAGACGACCGCCGGGATGATGCCAGCCGGGAAGAGACCGCTCATAAAGTCGCCTGGGCGGCAGTGAAAAATGATTACGAGAAAGGAGACGATGATAAATGGCATAAAAAGAAATAG
- a CDS encoding gamma-glutamylcyclotransferase, with translation MLTRDFLMKADCKTAFGAIEESLLWSAEQRAASLAATLSCRPDDGPVWIFGYGSLMWNPALEFVESATGTLPGWHRAFCLRLTAGRGSACQPGRMLALKEGGRTTGVAYRLPDATLQEELTLLWKREMITGCYMPSWCKLELDDGRTVNALVFIMDPRHPLYEADTRTQVIAPLIAAASGPLGTNAQYLFSLDQELTRLGMKDDCLNELVVKVKALLEGNAPGLCLTPAGAR, from the coding sequence GTGTTAACGCGTGATTTCTTGATGAAAGCGGATTGTAAGACGGCATTTGGTGCTATTGAGGAATCGCTTCTCTGGTCGGCTGAACAACGTGCGGCGTCGCTCGCTGCCACGCTTTCCTGCCGTCCTGACGATGGCCCGGTATGGATCTTTGGCTATGGTTCGCTGATGTGGAACCCGGCCCTCGAATTTGTCGAATCGGCGACGGGCACGCTGCCCGGTTGGCATCGCGCGTTTTGCCTGCGCCTGACCGCGGGCCGCGGCAGTGCCTGTCAGCCAGGGCGCATGCTTGCACTGAAAGAGGGCGGGCGCACCACGGGCGTGGCCTACCGCCTGCCGGATGCCACGCTGCAGGAGGAGCTGACGCTGCTCTGGAAGCGCGAGATGATCACCGGGTGCTACATGCCCAGCTGGTGCAAGCTGGAACTCGACGACGGCCGCACCGTCAACGCGCTGGTGTTTATCATGGACCCACGCCATCCACTGTATGAAGCCGATACCCGCACGCAGGTGATTGCTCCGCTGATCGCGGCCGCCAGCGGCCCACTGGGCACTAACGCGCAGTACCTTTTCTCCCTCGACCAGGAGTTGACCCGCCTCGGCATGAAAGATGATTGCCTGAATGAGCTGGTGGTGAAGGTGAAAGCGCTGCTGGAAGGAAATGCGCCGGGGCTATGCCTGACCCCGGCGGGCGCGCGTTAA